In the Oscillospiraceae bacterium genome, TTCTCCTTTCAATACCGTGGGCAGGCCACAGAACATTTCCACCACGCAGCTTGCCCGCGCGGCCAGCAGGCAGGCCAGACGGCCGGCGGCTTCCCGCGCGGCGCGCTCGGCCGGATCGATGGGCACGATGCCGCCGCCAATTTCGGTGGCGATGACCACATCATAGGCGGTCAGTTCGTCGGCCAGTTTTTCTAGATCCGTGGCGTTGGCGGCCAGATTTTGCACATCACAAATCTGCCGTCCGCCGAACTTTTGGGAAAACGCGCGTTTACCGCTGTAAAGGGGTCCGGTAACAAAAAGCATTTACAGCACCCCCAGCCATTGGCAGGCGGCCAGCGCCGCCAGCATCCAGATCTCACATTTTTGCAAAAACCACCCGGCCAAGTCACCCGTAGTGCCGCCGAACTGGTTTTTGGCTGCGTGGTAGTACCGTACAAACACGGCACAGGCCGCCAGCACC is a window encoding:
- a CDS encoding bifunctional adenosylcobinamide kinase/adenosylcobinamide-phosphate guanylyltransferase: MLFVTGPLYSGKRAFSQKFGGRQICDVQNLAANATDLEKLADELTAYDVVIATEIGGGIVPIDPAERAAREAAGRLACLLAARASCVVEMFCGLPTVLKGELPKC